In Klebsiella aerogenes, the DNA window ATAAAGTAGCGAAGATTCTGCAGATTCCAGGCGCGACCCGTTCTCGTATCGGCCGTGGTCAGTACTTGACGCCAAGCGAACACAACCCGGTAGGCTTGCTGGAAGCGGCGCTGCTGGATGTGATGGCAGCGGACCCAATCCACCAGCGCATCTGCAAAGAGCTGGGTAAAAACCTGCCGTTCACTCGCCTGGATGAGTTAGCGACCAATGCGCTGGCGAAAGGGTTAATCAACCAGGATGAGGCCGATATCCTGACCCGCGCGGAAACCAGCCGTCTGCGCAGTATCAACGTTGACGATTTCGCGGCGGACGAACTGGCGACCAAGCCGGTAAAGTTGCCGGAGAAAACTCGCAAAGTTGAAGCAGCATAATAAAAGAAATCTTGCACATCACGACTAAGGCGGGGCTCTCCCCGCCTTTCTTTTTACCCTCACCTTTCTCAGCAAGGTGATAGTTAGCATTTTTTTAACAAAATATTCCACGCCACCGCCCGCTGCTGATATGGTGTTAAAGTTATCTTAACGCCCTCATCATAATGGAGCTCACCACTGTGCCTGGCTTGAAAATTACGCTGTTGCAGCAACCGCTAGTGTGGATGGATGGTCCCGCCAACCTGCGCCATTTCGACCGCCAACTGGAAGACGTTAGCGGCCGCGATATTATTGTGCTGCCTGAAATGTTCACAACCGGATTTGCGATGGAAGCAGCGAAGCAGTCGATGCCGCAGGAAGAGGTCGTTGGCTGGATGCTGGCGAAAGCGGTGCAGACCAATGCGCTCATCGCCGGTAGCGCGGCGCTGCAAACCGAACGCGGGCCGGTGAACCGCTTTTTGCTGGTCGAGCCTGGCGGTAAAATCCACTTCTATGATAAACGTCACCTGTTCCGCATGGCGGATGAACACCACCATTATGAAGCAGGCACGCAGAGAGTGGTCTTTGAATGGCGCGGCTGGCGGATTCTGCCGCTGGTCTGTTATGACCTGCGTTTCCCGGTATGGTCGCGTAACCATAATGATTACGATTTAGCGCTGTATGTTGCCAACTGGCCTGCGCCACGCTCGCTACACTGGCAATCACTGCTGGTCGCCCGGGCGATTGAAAACCAGGCCTATGTCGCTGGCTGCAACCGCGTTGGTACCGATGGCAACGGCCACCACTACCGCGGCGATAGCCGTATCATCAACCCACAGGGGGAGATTATCGCCACCGCTGAGCCGCACCAGGCGACGCGACTCGACGCCGAGCTCTCACTGGCTGCGTTGCGAGAGTACCGCGAGAAATTCCCCGCCTGGCAGGACGCCGATCCCTTCACGGTCGGCTAATCACTTTTTCGGGAGCCGCTGCGCTCCCGGTTTATTTCACGATCGTGCCGTGAAAAATAGCAAAAACGACGAAGGCCTGAATCATTGCTGATTCAGGCCTTCTGAATAGTGGCGGAACGGACGGGACTCGAACCCGCGACCCCCTGCGTGACAGGCAGGTATTCTAACCGACTGAACTACCGCTCCGCGTTGTTGTTCCGTTGGGAACGAGGCGAATATTACGGTTTCCCTACAGTGCCGTCAACGCTTTTTCTTCACTTTTGAATCGTTTGCTGCAAAATTCGCCCACTCGCTTATTTTTAGCGCATATCGTCGTCGATCAGGCGCGCCACAGGCAGCTACCGCCCTTCTTCTGCACCAGATCGAGGCGTGATTCATGGTCCACCAGCTCGTTATCAGAGGCATAAACCACGCGTAATTTACTGGCGGCGCGGACAACACGCTGTATTCCAATATCGCCGACCTGCTGTTGGCCTTCGCCTTCCATCGAAAACGCCATGCTGGTCTGGCCGCCGGTCATCATCAGATACACATCGGCCAGAATCTGGGCATCGAGCAGCGCGCCGTGCAGCGTACGCTTGCTGTTATCTATTTCATAACGCGAGCAGAGCGCATCAAGGCTATTACGCTTGCCGGGAAACATCTTACGCGCCATCGCCAGGCTATCGGTGACCTTACAAAAGGTTTCCGTTTTCTCAATGCCGCGGTTCAGCTTTTTGAATTCATAATCCATAAAGCCGATATCGAACGACGCATTATGGATAACCAGCTCCGCGCCGCGGATATAGTCCATAAACTCATCAGCGACGTCGGCAAAGGTCGGTTTATCCATGAGGAATTCATCGGCGATACCGTGAACGCCGAAGGCTTCCGGGTCCACCAGCCGATCGGGCTTCAGATACACATGGAAGTTATTGCCGGTGAGGCGACGGTTGATCACCTCTACGGCGCCGATCTCGATAATCTTGTGCCCTTCATAGTGGGCGCCAATCTGGTTCATACCGGTGGTTTCGGTATCGAGAACAATCTGTCGTGTAATTGCAGTGCTCATAGCGGTCATTTATGTCAGACTTATCGTTTACATATCGATTTCAATTACAGGAAGTCTACCAGAGATGCTCAAACAGGTAGAAATTTTCACCGATGGTTCTTGCCTGGGTAATCCAGGGCCCGGTGGCTACGGCGCCATTATGCGCTATCGCCAACACGAAAAAACCTACAGCGCAGGCTATCGCCTGACAACCAACAACCGCATGGAACTGATGGCGGCCATCGTCGCTCTCGAAGCGCTTAAAGAGCATTGCGAAGTGGTGCTGAGTACCGATAGCCAGTACGTCCGCCAGGGGATCACCCAATGGATCCATAACTGGAAAAAGCGTGGCTGGAAAACCGCGGACAAAAAGCCGGTTAAAAATGTCGATCTGTGGAAACGTCTTGATGCCGCTCTCGGCCAGCATCAGATTAAATGGGAATGGGTCAAAGGCCATGCCGGGCACCCGGAAAACGAACGCTGCGATGAACTGGCTCGTACCGCGGCGTCTAACCCAACGCAGGATGATGTCGGCTACCAGCCGGAAAGCTAATTTCCCCCATCGCGCCACTGCCGGGTGGCGCCAACGGCCGGACGCAGCTGCGTCTTCGCCTTCCCGGACTTCATCGGATTTAACGTCAACGGAATGGTTCTTTTCCGGGCGACGATGAGCTGCAGGCAGCCCAGAGCCGGTAAATGCGTGCTCAACATTTTCCCCCCCTGCCTTGACCAGGGAAGAACCTGATAGCGGCCATAATGCAAGACTTCAAAATTAAGCAGCGCCAGCCAGTCTAGCTGACGCGTCATGGTAAACATCCGGCTGTTATAAGGCATGCTTTTACGCAGTATCGGCGTCACCTTGCGCAACCCCATCAGGCTTATCGGGTTAAATGCGGTCAATATTATCCAGCCATCATCAATCAACACGCGATCGGCCTCACGCAACAGGCGATGCGGATCGCTGCACCACGGCAAGGTATGCGCCAGTAAACAGGCATCTACCGACTTAGCGGCAAAAGGAAGAGACAGCGGGTCAGCTTTAACCTGCATCGGGCTTCCCTCCAGCGAAACGTTCACCTGGTGAGAGATAGCACAGGCCTCGGTATTGATTTCCGCGCTCAGATTGCCAATCTTAAGTAAATGAAAGCCATATAATTTAGCCAGCCATGGCTTCATATGCCGTTCCAGCGACTCGCGATAGTACTCGCCCCACGGCATACTGGACCAATGCTCTGGAGCTGTAACTGTATGGGGTATCCTTGCCGGCTTCATCGCAACCTTCCGCAACGCTTTGAGAGGTAATTTATGAATCTTATCAGCATTCCTGCATTTCAGGACAACTACATCTGGGTTCTGAGCGACGATAAGCATCGTTGCTTAATTATCGATCCAGGCGAAGCCGCGCCAGTGCTCGCAGCTATCGAAGAAAACGCCTGGCAACCAGAGGCGATTTTATTGACCCACCACCACCACGATCACGTTGGCGGCGTGAAAGAACTGCAGCAAAAATTCCCGCAGATTGTGGTTTACGGACCGGCAGAAACCCAGGATAAAGGAGCCACCCGGATTGTGAAGGATGGCGATCGCATTGCTGTTTTAGGCCGCGAATTTTCTATTTTTGCCACCCCAGGACACACATTAGGACATGTCTGTTTCTACAGCCAGCCTTATCTATTTTGTGGTGATACAATGTTTTCCGGCGGTTGTGGCAGACTGTTCGAAGGCACTGCAGAGCAGATGTATCAATCGTTTGTGAAAATAAACGCCCTTCCTGATGACACTCTCATTTGTTGTGCGCACGAATATACTTTAGCAAATATGAAGTTTGCATTGAGTATCCTGCCAGATGATATGGACATAAAGGATTACTATCATAAAGTTAATGAGTTACGTGCAAAAAAACAAAAGACACTACCCGTTATTCTGAAAAATGAACGCCGTATAAATTTATTTTTACGTACGGATGACAATGATTTAATTGAAAAAATATCTAAAGAAACAAATTTGCAACACTCTGCACAGAGATTCGCATGGTTGAGGTCAAAGAAAGATGACTTCTGAGATTTAACACTTGTCATCCTCAGCCTTCGCCGTTATCCTTGGTCGTCTTTTAAGCAACTATTGACACACACATGAAGGCACGAGCGATATTACTCGCCTCTGTCCTGCTGGTAGGGTGCCAGGCGTCAAAGCACGACGGCACCGTTCAACAGCGAGCACAGAGCCTTTCTGCAGCTGGTCAAGGGGAAGCAGGCAAGTTCACAAGTCAAGCGCGCTGGTTAGATGATGGAACCTTCTACGCGCAAGACCAGGATCTGTGGACTTCCATAAGCGACGAGCTGAAGATGGGCATTCCGGAAAACCCCCGGATTAGCGAACAGAAACAGAAGTACTTACGTAATAAGAGCTATCTCCACGATGTAACTTTACGGGCTGAACCGTATATGTACTGGATAGCCGGGCAAGTTAAGAAACGTAACATGCCAATGGAACTGGTATTACTACCCATAGTGGAGAGCGCTTTTGACCCACACGCGACGTCTGGTGCCAATGCCGCAGGCATTTGGCAGATCATTCCGAGCACAGGGCGCAATTATGGTTTAAAACAGACCCGCAGTTATGATGCGCGTCGTGACGTCGTCGCGTCGACTACCGCGGCGTTGGACATGATGCAACGTCTGAACAAAATGTTCGACGGCGATTGGTTATTAACCGTCGCCGCCTATAACAGCGGCGAAGGCCGGGTCATGAAGGCAGTGAAAGCAAACCGTTCGCGTGGGAAACCCACCGATTTCTGGTCGCTCTCGCTGCCGCGTGAAACCAAGGTCTATGTACCAAAAATGCTGGCTTTGAGCGAGATTCTCAAAAACAGCAAGCGTTATGGCGTGAAGCTGCCAACGGCCGATGAAAGCCGTGCGCTGGCGCGCGTGCGCCTCGACAGTCCGGTTGATATTTCTCAGCTTGCGGACATGGCAGGAATGCCGGTCAACAAACTGAAGACCTTCAATGCCGGAGTAAAGGGGTCAACGCTGGGCGCTAACGGGCCAAAGTATGTCATGGTGCCACAGAAGCATGCCGCTCAGCTGCGTGAATCTCTGGCCTCTGGCGACATTGCCGCCGTACAGCCCACGCAGCTTGCTGACAATGCTCCGCTGACCAGCCGTAGCTATAAGGTACGTTCTGGCGACACGATTTCCGGGATCGCTTCGCGTCTCGGCGTCACCACCAGGGATTTGCAGCAGTGGAATAACCTGCGTGGTTCAGGATTGAAGGTCGGGCAAAATCTGACTATCGGCGCAGGTAGCAGCGCGCAACGTCTGGCGAACAACAGCGATAGCATCACTTATCGCGTACGCAAAGGCGATTCGTTATCGAGTATTGCAAAACGCCATGGCGTCAATATTCGTGACGTCATGCGCTGGAATAGCGATACCGATAATCTGAAGCCAGGCGATCAGCTGACACTGTTTGTGAAAAACAACGACAGACCTGAATCCTGACCTTCAGGATAATGAGAAAGGCACCGATTCCCCCGGTGCCTTTTTTATTGCCTGTGCTAAACCGCTTTATGCGCTTCAAACATGATGGTATCGCTGCTAAACGAGCCATCCTGCTGTAATTCAAAGTAGGCTTTGACCTCCGCCGACGCACTCTGCTGGTACAAACGAATCGCTTCTACCAATGCTTCTGGAGTACGCATTCGCGCCACCCAGGAACTGAATTCCAGGGGCAGGCGATCGGTCAACAGATGATTAATCACCAGACCTGCGTCATTGGCCAGCGCCAGCCACTCGCCGCTGGAGTAATTACGCACATGCGAGGTATCACGCAGGGCTTCAACGGTCTGCAACCAGACATCGCGCACCGGATGGCCCGGCGACATTACGTCCATAATAATCATCACCCCGCCCGGCTTCAGCACGCGTTTCACCTCACGCAGCGCCTGACCAACGTCATGCCAATGGTGAGCAGAATAGCGGCTAATCACGATATCAAAACTGGCATCGACAAACGGCAGCGTTTCAGCATATCCCTGCTGAGTCGCGATATTGGTGAAACCTTTATCTTTTGCCGCTTCGGCAACGACCTCCAGCATCTGGCTTGATAAATCATAGGCTGTGACCTGAGCAACCTGCCCTGCGGCAGTAAAGCTGGCATGCCCCGCCCCGCAGCCCATATCCAGCACTTTCGCCTGCGGGAAATCGGCCAGCCGTTCCGCCAGTCGTTGCAGATCGCGCCCGGAAGCGTGCACAGCGCTGGTCAAATAGGCGTTTGCCTGTGAGCCAAACTGTTTTTCGACGTTGTCATGATGAGAGCGTGTTGTCATTGTGTTGTCCTTCGGTGGTTTGAGTAATAAAGGGCAGCATCGCGCTGAACGCAGACCTGCCCGGTGGCAGGCCTGACATACCTTAATTAATCAGGCTTGCCGGGACTGAATTCAACTAGTAGCGGGTTGTGATCGGAGGCGCGGGTCACCAGCACAGAGGCATCGTGCACGTTTAAGCCACGGTAGAACACAAAATCAAGCGGGCGACCAAACGCGCGGCGGCGCTGATCGTCGGAGAAACGAACTTCACGTAACGACATCTCACGCGCAAA includes these proteins:
- a CDS encoding amidohydrolase yields the protein MPGLKITLLQQPLVWMDGPANLRHFDRQLEDVSGRDIIVLPEMFTTGFAMEAAKQSMPQEEVVGWMLAKAVQTNALIAGSAALQTERGPVNRFLLVEPGGKIHFYDKRHLFRMADEHHHYEAGTQRVVFEWRGWRILPLVCYDLRFPVWSRNHNDYDLALYVANWPAPRSLHWQSLLVARAIENQAYVAGCNRVGTDGNGHHYRGDSRIINPQGEIIATAEPHQATRLDAELSLAALREYREKFPAWQDADPFTVG
- the dnaQ gene encoding DNA polymerase III subunit epsilon, with the protein product MSTAITRQIVLDTETTGMNQIGAHYEGHKIIEIGAVEVINRRLTGNNFHVYLKPDRLVDPEAFGVHGIADEFLMDKPTFADVADEFMDYIRGAELVIHNASFDIGFMDYEFKKLNRGIEKTETFCKVTDSLAMARKMFPGKRNSLDALCSRYEIDNSKRTLHGALLDAQILADVYLMMTGGQTSMAFSMEGEGQQQVGDIGIQRVVRAASKLRVVYASDNELVDHESRLDLVQKKGGSCLWRA
- the rnhA gene encoding ribonuclease HI, translated to MLKQVEIFTDGSCLGNPGPGGYGAIMRYRQHEKTYSAGYRLTTNNRMELMAAIVALEALKEHCEVVLSTDSQYVRQGITQWIHNWKKRGWKTADKKPVKNVDLWKRLDAALGQHQIKWEWVKGHAGHPENERCDELARTAASNPTQDDVGYQPES
- a CDS encoding class I SAM-dependent methyltransferase, with translation MKPARIPHTVTAPEHWSSMPWGEYYRESLERHMKPWLAKLYGFHLLKIGNLSAEINTEACAISHQVNVSLEGSPMQVKADPLSLPFAAKSVDACLLAHTLPWCSDPHRLLREADRVLIDDGWIILTAFNPISLMGLRKVTPILRKSMPYNSRMFTMTRQLDWLALLNFEVLHYGRYQVLPWSRQGGKMLSTHLPALGCLQLIVARKRTIPLTLNPMKSGKAKTQLRPAVGATRQWRDGGN
- the gloB gene encoding hydroxyacylglutathione hydrolase produces the protein MNLISIPAFQDNYIWVLSDDKHRCLIIDPGEAAPVLAAIEENAWQPEAILLTHHHHDHVGGVKELQQKFPQIVVYGPAETQDKGATRIVKDGDRIAVLGREFSIFATPGHTLGHVCFYSQPYLFCGDTMFSGGCGRLFEGTAEQMYQSFVKINALPDDTLICCAHEYTLANMKFALSILPDDMDIKDYYHKVNELRAKKQKTLPVILKNERRINLFLRTDDNDLIEKISKETNLQHSAQRFAWLRSKKDDF
- the mltD gene encoding murein transglycosylase D: MKARAILLASVLLVGCQASKHDGTVQQRAQSLSAAGQGEAGKFTSQARWLDDGTFYAQDQDLWTSISDELKMGIPENPRISEQKQKYLRNKSYLHDVTLRAEPYMYWIAGQVKKRNMPMELVLLPIVESAFDPHATSGANAAGIWQIIPSTGRNYGLKQTRSYDARRDVVASTTAALDMMQRLNKMFDGDWLLTVAAYNSGEGRVMKAVKANRSRGKPTDFWSLSLPRETKVYVPKMLALSEILKNSKRYGVKLPTADESRALARVRLDSPVDISQLADMAGMPVNKLKTFNAGVKGSTLGANGPKYVMVPQKHAAQLRESLASGDIAAVQPTQLADNAPLTSRSYKVRSGDTISGIASRLGVTTRDLQQWNNLRGSGLKVGQNLTIGAGSSAQRLANNSDSITYRVRKGDSLSSIAKRHGVNIRDVMRWNSDTDNLKPGDQLTLFVKNNDRPES
- a CDS encoding methyltransferase domain-containing protein, translated to MTTRSHHDNVEKQFGSQANAYLTSAVHASGRDLQRLAERLADFPQAKVLDMGCGAGHASFTAAGQVAQVTAYDLSSQMLEVVAEAAKDKGFTNIATQQGYAETLPFVDASFDIVISRYSAHHWHDVGQALREVKRVLKPGGVMIIMDVMSPGHPVRDVWLQTVEALRDTSHVRNYSSGEWLALANDAGLVINHLLTDRLPLEFSSWVARMRTPEALVEAIRLYQQSASAEVKAYFELQQDGSFSSDTIMFEAHKAV